The Dethiosulfovibrio peptidovorans DSM 11002 genome has a window encoding:
- a CDS encoding STAS domain-containing protein has translation MEVNCVEVPKGKVVEVSGRLDTLTASGFESSALALLGEGVGAMVIDLSELEYISSAGLRSILAVAKKASTDGTTVSLCAMKGVVEEVFSISGFDSFLPVYSTRDEALEAM, from the coding sequence ATGGAAGTTAATTGCGTTGAGGTCCCGAAGGGAAAGGTGGTAGAGGTGTCTGGAAGATTAGATACCCTTACCGCATCAGGTTTCGAGAGTTCCGCCTTGGCTCTGTTGGGCGAGGGCGTCGGGGCCATGGTCATAGATCTGTCGGAATTGGAGTATATCAGCAGTGCCGGACTCCGTAGCATCCTTGCTGTAGCTAAAAAAGCCTCGACGGATGGGACCACCGTGTCCCTCTGTGCTATGAAGGGAGTGGTCGAGGAGGTCTTCTCTATATCCGGTTTCGACAGTTTTCTGCCGGTATATTCCACCAGAGACGAAGCTTTAGAGGCCATGTAA
- a CDS encoding ATP-binding protein gives MGSQERRFAADMGSLEDIRKFVFSCLADMSTKRKMHVELALEETVVNICSYAYEVPPGELLVRISDDGDRYFLEFEDRGVPFDPLSSDEPDVRAPMEERGQGGLGILLIRRVMDEAHYSREKGVNRLRLVVKKT, from the coding sequence ATGGGAAGTCAGGAGCGTCGCTTTGCAGCCGATATGGGCAGTTTGGAGGATATAAGAAAGTTCGTCTTTTCCTGCCTTGCCGATATGTCGACGAAACGGAAAATGCATGTAGAGCTGGCGCTGGAGGAAACGGTCGTCAACATCTGTTCCTATGCTTACGAAGTCCCGCCGGGGGAGCTTCTTGTAAGGATATCGGACGACGGAGACCGTTATTTTCTGGAGTTCGAGGATCGAGGGGTTCCCTTCGATCCTCTCTCTTCCGACGAACCAGACGTAAGAGCCCCTATGGAGGAAAGAGGACAGGGAGGGCTTGGCATACTGTTGATTCGCAGGGTGATGGACGAGGCCCACTACAGCCGGGAAAAAGGTGTCAACCGCCTTAGATTGGTAGTGAAAAAAACATGA